The Glycine soja cultivar W05 chromosome 6, ASM419377v2, whole genome shotgun sequence genome has a window encoding:
- the LOC114416733 gene encoding uncharacterized protein LOC114416733 produces the protein MNVYEHIISNGFLKGYVTWIFHGEQVGPSSSLDTSQVEGEFDHDMDTLVHDAFTMHATNESNDTDINMEDGDSREFMNGPSVQQSEDNNNSEKLYQMLREAEQSLYKGCKKFTKLSFLVHLYHLKCLNGWTDKSFSMLLELLSDALPEENTLPKSFYDTKKIISGLGLSYEKIHVCPNECILYRKDLADAEICPKCNLSRWKYNSDDVECRKKIPAKILRWFPLIPRLQRLFVSPKTACSMIWHEVGRTKDGLLRHPADSFAWKNFDCQYPDFACDARNVRLGLATDGFNPFKTMAISHSTWPVILILYNLPPWMCMKQPNFILSLLIPGPKGPGMNLDVYMQPLVEELKELWEIGVKTFDACKKESFQMRAAIMWTINDFPAYANLSGWSTRGQYACPCCGFEIGSKWLRYGRKFCYMCHRRWLEPDHKWIYNKRDFDGTQEFRAPPDLPSGAFSLRQMEYHGVGDWSPWKKRSILFTLPYWQHSVLRHNLDVMHIEKNVCDNIIGMLLQLEGKSKDNDKARYDLVDMNIRSQLHPKMHPSKGKQYFPRACYQMTSKEKETFLEVLKTIKAPDEYLSNISRCVQVKEHKISGLKSYDCHLLMQEFLPIAMKGCLPDKVSLAISDLCCFFKELCGKVLNESNLEHLEHQVALTLCQLEQIFPPSFFIVMVHLVIHLAHEARVGGPVHYRWMYPIERFLLTLKSFVRNRAHPEGSIVEGYLAHECLIFCSRYLSRVETHFNQFARNDDSCFVENVSVLNPRGRPLGRKKQVGFNVKKRKRASRISLDKKALVQAHRYVLFNSNNVDHFRKAHTDLIKRQNRRLSPYEVDKIHSKEFPDWFRERVARLEEQDSTLVANDIKWLARGPLEIVRRYSGYIVNGVRFHTKTRERCLKTQNSGIVVTVKTLSYASSRDKNPKEGEIHYYGALTDIIQLDYSGKYKAILFKCDWVDINRGCKIDNFGMTLVNFNYLQHTGNDICDDPFVFASQAKKVFYVENKTQNGWLVVVHAKIRDVYDMGDEKSNDTDQGNEQVLQEINHNDLIRPEADDSDDIIEVTIPMENILPHDKDDNYIDDDESDADFF, from the exons ATGAATGTTTATGAGCACATTATTAGTAATGGATTTCTAAAAGGATATGTTACTTGGATCTTTCATGGTGAACAAGTTGGCCCATCTAGTTCTTTAGATACATCCCAAGTGGAAGGGGAGTTTGATCATGACATGGATACATTGGTTCATGATGCATTCACAATGCATGCAACTAATGAGAGTAATGACACAGATATAAATATGGAGGATGGAGATTCTAGAGAATTTATGAATGGACCTAGTGTTCAACAATCTGAAGACAATAATAATTCAGAAAAGTTATATCAGATGTTAAGAGAGGCAGAGCAAAGTCTTTATAAAGGTTGTAAGaagtttacaaaattgtcattccTTGTACATTTGTATCACTTAAAGTGTCTAAATGGGTGGACTGATAAAAGTTTTTCGATGTTGTTAGAGCTGTTAAGTGATGCATTACCAGAGGAAAATACTTTGCCCAAATCATTTTATGATACAAAGAAGATTATTTCAGGGTTGGGTCTATCTTATGAAAAAATTCATGTTTGTCCCAATGAATGCATATTGTATAGGAAGGATTTGGCTGATGCTGAAATTTGCCCTAAATGCAATTTGTCAAGATGGAAATATAACTCTGATGATGTTGAATGTAGAAAAAAGATACCTGCAAAGATTCTTCGTTGGTTCCCTCTTATACCTAGATTGCAAAGACTTTTTGTATCACCAAAAACAGCTTGTTCTATGATATGGCATGAGGTTGGTCGAACTAAAGATGGACTCCTGAGGCATCCagctgattcatttgcttggaagAATTTTGATTGTCAGTATCCTGATTTTGCTTGTGACGCTCGTAATGTTCGACTAGGTTTGGCTACTGATGGCTTTAATCCTTTCAAAACTATGGCAATTTCCCATAGCACTTGGCCTGTTATCTTGATTCTGTACAATCTTCCTCCATGGATGTGTATGAAGCAACctaattttatactttcattGCTTATTCCTGGTCCAAAAGGTCCAGGTATGAACCTTGATGTTTATATGCAGCCTCTTGTGGAAGAATTAAAGGAATTATGGGAAATTGGGGTAAAAACGTTTGATGCATGTAAAAAAGAGTCATTCCAAATGCGTGCTGCAATTATGTGGACTATTAATGATTTTCCTGCTTATGCAAATTTGTCTGGTTGGAGCACTAGAGGCCAATATGCTTGTCCATGTTGTGGTTTTGAGATTGGCTCAAAGTGGTTGCGTTATGGTAGAAAGTTTTGCTATATGTGTCATCGTCGTTGGTTAGAGCCCGATCATAAGTGGATATACAATAAAAGAGATTTTGATGGAACTCAGGAGTTTAGAGCTCCACCTGATCTACCTAGTGGAGCTTTTTCTTTGAGACAGATGGAATATCATGGAGTTGGGGATTGGTCACCATGGAAAAAGAGAAGTATTTTGTTCACATTGCCTTATTGGCAACATAGTGTGCTCCGTCATAATCTTGATGTTATGCACATAGAAAAGAATGTGTGTGATAACATTATTGGGATGTTGTTACAATTAGAAGGTAAGTCAAAGGACAATGATAAGGCACGCTATGATCTTGTTGATATGAATATTAGAAGCCAATTACATCCAAAGATGCACCCAAGTAAAGGCAAACAATATTTTCCTAGAGCTTGTTACCAAATGACttcaaaagagaaagaaacattTTTGGAAGTTCTCAAAACAATAAAAGCTCCTGATGAATATTTGTCTAATATTTCAAGATGTGTGCAAGTGAAGGAACACAAAATATCCGGTCTCAAAAGTTATGATTGTCATCTTTTAATGCAAGAGTTTCTTCCTATAGCTATGAAAGGTTGTTTGCCAGACAAAGTGAGTTTAGCTATATCCGATCTTTGTTGTTTCTTCAAGGAGTTGTGTGGCAAGGTGCTTAATGAGAGTAATTTAGAGCACCTAGAGCATCAAGTAGCTCTAACATTATGCCAATTAGAACAGATTTTTCCTCCATCTTTTTTCATCGTAATGGTACATTTGGTAATCCATTTGGCACATGAAGCAAGAGTTGGAGGACCTGTACATTACCGATGGATGTATCCTATTGAAAG gttCCTTTTGACTCTAAAGTCATTTGTTCGTAATCGAGCACATCCAGAAGGATCTATTGTAGAAGGATATTTAGCTCATGAATGCTTGATATTTTGTTCAAGATATCTATCTAGGGTGGAGActcattttaatcaatttgctcgaaatgatgactcatgttttGTGGAAAATGTAAGTGTTTTAAATCCTAGAGGTAGACCATTGGGGAGAAAGAAGCAAGTTGGATTCAAtgtgaagaagagaaaaagagctTCTCGGATTTCTCTTGATAAGAAAGCATTGGTTCAAGCACATAGATATGTGCTTTTCAATAGCAACAATGTTGACCACTTTCGAaa AGCCCATACTGATCTTATCAAGAGACAAAATCGTCGATTATCTCCATATGAAGTTGACAAAATTCATAGTAAAGAATTTCCAGATTGGTTCCGTGAAAGA GTTGCTCGATTGGAAGAGCAAGACAGCACTCTAGTGGCAAATGATATCAAGTGGTTAGCTCGTGGTCCACTAGAAATAGTGAGAAGATATAGTGGGTACATTGTTAATGGAGTTAGATTTCATACAAAGACACGTGAAAGGTGCTTGAAGACTCAAAACAGTGGCATTGTTGTAACTGTTAAGACATTAAGTTATGCCAGTTCAAGAGATAAAAACCCAAAGGAGGGAGAAATCCACTACTATGGTGCACTAACAGATATAATTCAATTGGATTATTCTGGAAAATATAAGGCTATACTTTTCAAGTGTGATTGGGTTGATATAAACAGGGGTTGCAAAATTGATAACTTCGGTAtgacattagtgaatttcaattatttgCAACATACAGGGAATGATATATGTGACGATCCATTTGTTTTTGCATCTCAAGCTAAGAAAGTATTCTATGTGGAGAATAAAACACAAAATGGTTGGCTTGTTGTTGTGCATGCTAAAATCAGAGATGTATATGATATGGGTGATGAGAAATCCAATGACACGGATCAAGGGAATGAACAAGTCTTACAAGAGATAAATCATAATGATTTGATCAGACCAGAAGCCGATGATAGTGATGATATCATTGAAGTTACAATACCTATGGAGAACATTTTACCACATGACAAGGATGATAATTATATAGATGATGATGAGAGCGATGCAGActtcttttga